From the Lathyrus oleraceus cultivar Zhongwan6 chromosome 4, CAAS_Psat_ZW6_1.0, whole genome shotgun sequence genome, one window contains:
- the LOC127136426 gene encoding uncharacterized protein LOC127136426, producing MSYHLEHQPLEDYQSIRFEFPDKDIILIRDSNIPGPEEGTKPGSRWTLVFDGASNAHGNGIGAVITSLTSFYLPFTARLCFECTNNMTEYEACIFGIEAAIDLRIKIFEVYGDLALVISQVKGYLEARDHKLIPYKKHVLKLIPYFDEISFHHIPREESMLVGSLATLSSMFKVKWKNEAPSFHLDYLDEPAYYLATEDEVFGHPWFYDIMKFL from the coding sequence ATGTCATATCATCTTGAACATCAACCTTTGGAGGACTACCAGTCTATACGCTTTGAGTTCCCTGATAAGGACATCATTTTGATTAGGGATTCCAACATCCCCGGCCCCGAGGAAGGAACAAAACCTGGGTCTCGATGGACACTTGTgtttgatggagcttctaacgctcatggaaatggaattggggcagtcATCACCTCCCTAACTAGTTTTTATCTACCTTTCACCGCAAGGTTGTgttttgaatgcaccaacaatatgacggagtacgaggcctgtattttCGGCATTGAAGCTGCaattgatcttaggatcaaaatttTTGAAGTCTACGGAGATTTGGCTTTGGTCATCAGCCAAGTCAAAGGATATTTGGAAGCTCGAGATCACAAGCTAATCCCTTACAAGAAGCATGTCCTTAAGTTGATCCCGTACTTCGATGAGATTTCATTCCATCACATCCCTAGAGAGGAAAGTATGTTGGTCGGCTCCTTAGCAACTCTTtcatccatgtttaaggtcaaaTGGAAAAATGAAGCACCATCTTTTCACCTTGACTACTTGGACGAGCCTGCTTATTACTTGGCAACCGAAGATGAAGTTTTTGGCCatccttggttctatgacatcatGAAGTTCCTATAA